The following nucleotide sequence is from Bacteroidales bacterium.
TCTGGAGATAAAAAAGCGTATTCTACGTCTGAAGTGGGCGATTGGATATGTGAGTTTATAAAAAAGGCATAGTTTATTGATTTTATTTAGGGGCTGCCAAAAAATAATATTCCAAATTGTTTTTATAATGATTTTCAAAAGCGGAAAGTGTTAAAGCTTTTCTTCCTTGAAGAATATCTTTTAAGTTGAACAGCTTGTAATCTAAAAGTTCAAAAAATTGAAACAATTCTTTTGCTGTGTTTTGATAATAATCGCTAGCCCCCAATCCAAATTCAAAAAGCACAAAAGGGCGGTCTTTTTTTAAAATTTCCTTAGCCCCTTTTAAAACCAAAAACTCTGCACCTTCCACATCAATTTTTATAAAGCGAATAGAAGATTCCAAGTCTTGAAAATCGTCTAAACGCTTTGTTTCTACTGTAATAACTTTAATATCAGGATTTTGCACAGCATATTTCCTTCGTTTTAATCCGC
It contains:
- a CDS encoding FkbM family methyltransferase — protein: MSRKLIRQYVGADDNCVDVGAHKGEFLKYFTKQAPQGKHLAFEPIPQFYTDLKRRWGKHVLVYPYALSDTSGKSEFQWVKNAPAYSGLKRRKYAVQNPDIKVITVETKRLDDFQDLESSIRFIKIDVEGAEFLVLKGAKEILKKDRPFVLFEFGLGASDYYQNTAKELFQFFELLDYKLFNLKDILQGRKALTLSAFENHYKNNLEYYFLAAPK